A genomic window from Xyrauchen texanus isolate HMW12.3.18 chromosome 15, RBS_HiC_50CHRs, whole genome shotgun sequence includes:
- the LOC127655454 gene encoding neurensin-1-like — translation MTSCSEICGSDYAEQGHGALSSGYQGYGVRSYLHQFYEECTASIWERDEDFQTQRSPSRWSSVLWKVCLALGALILVAGLSVLLVGYATPPRLEAFGEDELLFVDGRAVRFNRALDACKLAGAVLFCVGGSGMAVGLLLAACSQGTSKEELQLQQRFKERLAEIQASVQPITRAPTPGEGKVPVTLSKVQNVQPGAET, via the exons ATGACTTCTTGCTCAGAGATTTGTGGGTCAGATTATGCTGAGCAGGGCCATGGTGCGCTCAGCAGTGGTTACCAAGGTTACGGGGTGCGTTCCTATCTGCACCAGTTTTACGAGGAGTGTACCGCATCCATCTGGGAGCGCGATGAAGATTTTCAGACACAGAGATCGCCTAGTCGCTGGAGCTCTGTCCTCTGGAAG GTCTGTCTCGCGTTGGGAGCTCTGATTCTTGTAGCCGGGTTATCAGTGCTGCTGGTGGGCTATGCTACTCCCCCTCGGCTAGAAGCATTTGGTGAAGATGAGCTGCTGTTTGTGGATGGCCGTGCTGTACGCTTTAACCGGGCACTGGACGCCTGTAAGCTGGCTGGAGCCGTGCTTTTCTGCGTGGGTGGCAGCGGTATGGCAGTGGGGCTGCTGCTGGCCGCTTGCTCTCAGGGTACCTCGAAAGAAGAGCTCCAACTGCAACAACGTTTCAAAGAGCGTTTAGCCGAGATCCAGGCTTCCGTTCAACCAATCACTCGCGCTCCTACCCCAGGAGAGGGTAAAGTGCCCGTCACTCTCTCTAAGGTGCAGAATGTCCAACCCGGGGCAGAGACCTGA